A window from Drosophila miranda strain MSH22 chromosome Y unlocalized genomic scaffold, D.miranda_PacBio2.1 Contig_Y2_pilon, whole genome shotgun sequence encodes these proteins:
- the LOC117192862 gene encoding ligand of Numb protein X 2-like has product MSRCATDVSRNDSITSKDWEPLYQRLSSCLSSNESGYDSDGGVGGIGGVRPGNNLSLSGGDTESIASGTLKRNSLISLSSSEGVGMGMTAGSGIRNSSICSAPVSLGGYNYDYETETIRRRFRQLKLERKCQEDYTGIVLSPKTVMTNSNEQQDGRLRLGDEIVNVNGKHLRGLQSFAEVQRLLSIFVDNCIDLVLTPTPLFNSSSSSCSSSPNHHHQSSDNPDENVSYTPVYANRAASVCVASSLADDEKWTLLARKRCSEGAALPLPGSPGGPQQQFGQRTHYARNSINLANSHYRSLRFAHSRLSSSRLSLFMQTPPNNLTEGVGAPSSPQTTETTDLTNNQTQQQPQQHPQQQHHQSLYIKHSPKSVSLSSPNPYVTASSPPASASAAGLGTVVVNTGSSLAPPAAALMHHRPSLPVAKLTIRDEEMVEVIRASMSEGSGRCTPKTITFFKGPGLKSLGFSIVGGRDSPKGNMGIFVKTVFPSGQAADDGTLQAGDEIVEINGNSVQGMSHAETIGLFKNVRKGTIGLKILRRKLQKAKSMGT; this is encoded by the exons ATGAGCAGATGTGCAACGGATGTGTCACGAAACGACAGTATCACGTCCAAGGACTGGGAACCACTTTACCAAAGATTAAGTAGTTGTCTGAGTTCTAACGAGTCCGGCTACGACAGCGACGGCGGGGTGGGCGGCATTGGAGGGGTCCGGCCGGGCAATAATCTGAGCCTCTCCGGCGGAGATACGGAATCTATTGCCTCGGGCACCCTTAAGCGCAACTCTCTAATCTCGCTCAGCTCCTCGGAGGGCGTCGGAATGGGAATGACCGCAGGATCGGGTATCCGGAACAGCAGCATCTGCAGTGCGCCCGTGTCCCTGGGCGGCTACAACTACGACTACGAGACGGAGACGATACGCCGCCGATTCCGGCAGCTGAAGCTAGAGCGCAAGTGCCAGGAGGACTACACCGGCATCGTCCTCTCGCCCAAGACGGTGATGACCAACAGCAACGAGCAGCA GGACGGTCGGCTTCGGCTGGGCGATGAGATTGTGAATGTGAACGGAAAACATTTGCGGGGCCTCCAGTCCTTTGCCGAGGTACAGCgcctgctgagcatcttcgtGGACAACTGCATCGACCTGGTTCTAACACCGACACCGCtctttaacagcagcagcagcagctgctcctCCTCACCTAACCACCACCACCAGTCGAGCGATAATCCCGACGAGAACGTGTCATACACGCCCGTCTACGCGAATCGAGCGGCGAGCGTGTGCGTGGCCTCATCGCTGGCGGACGACGAGAAGTGGACGCTGCTGGCCCGCAAGCGGTGCTCGGAGGGCGCCGCCCTGCCGCTACCCGGGTCGCCCGGTGGCCCCCAGCAGCAGTTTGGCCAGCGCACCCACTACGCCCGCAACTCCATTAACTTGGCCAACTCGCACTACCGCTCGTTGCGGTTCGCTCATTCGCGGCTCAGCTCCTCACGGCTGAGCCTGTTCATGCAAACGCCACCTAACAATCTAACCGAGGGAGTGGGAGCACCCTCTAGCCCCCAAACAACTGAAACAACTGATCTCACTAATAAccagacgcagcagcagccgcagcaacatccacaacaacaacaccaccaATCACTATACATCAAGCACTCGCCAAAGAGCGTCTCACTATCCTCGCCTAATCCATATGTTACTGCCTCATCTCCACCAGCCTCGGCATCAGCGGCAGGATTGGGAACAGTAGTAGTCAATACCGGATCATCTCTGGCACCTCCTGCCGCCGCACTAATGCATCATCGCCCATCGCTGCCGGTGGCCAAGCTAACCATTCGCGACGAGGAAATGGTCGAGGTCATCCGAGCCTCCATGAGCGAGG GCAGTGGACGCTGTACTCCGAAGACCATTACATTCTTCAAGGGTCCGGGGCTGAAGTCCCTGGGCTTCAGCATTGTGGGAGGACGCGACTCGCCCAAGGGGAATATGGGCATCTTTGTGAAGACAGTGTTTCCATCGGGACAGGCTGCAGATGATGGCACCTTGCAAGCGG GCGATGAGATCGTGGAGATCAATGGCAACTCTGTGCAGGGCATGAGTCACGCCGAAACCATAGGGCTATTCAAGAATGTACGAAAGGGCACCATTGGCCTGAAGATCTTGAGAAGAAA ACTGCAGAAAGCGAAATCTATGGGCACGTAG
- the LOC117192321 gene encoding tRNA pseudouridine(38/39) synthase-like, producing MSATNDRKVVINKRQKGLSREALGELSQTELIDKIVQLEEYNFQLRNLLHKKLTEHDRSNAEYVELLGKETAATATAPKETATHSGKVQKQRKFDWSIAHKRHVLLKLTYFGWDYQGFACQEDSNDTIESHFFRALTRTCLIESRATSNYHHCGRTDKEVSAFCQVISIDLRSKHTPDTQLEPASLSSEIDYCGILNRVLPKNIQCVAWMPLRSPVYSARFDCTSRRYRYYFPKGDLDIEAMREACKLLVAHSDFRNFCKMDVHNGVTKFIRNLQAARVDPCVEMLNNSCYDMYYLEIQANAFLWHQIRCIMAVLLLVGQRRELPRIVSDLLDVETNPCKPQYTPALGLPLNLFHCNFRDTTTRKLKLPADGAEDDEAMDTSAMEVESSESPAEEKDLTSWIYNEENLEKLIENIQCEWTEFSVNSTMIRNVIQQLELLLGKNYHTKERVTAQVILLQDSVKPRQYQPLLERKRCESLENRIEHFVKKQRLIVKDES from the exons ATGAGTGCAACAAATGACAGAAAGGTGGTCATAAATAAGCGCCAAAAGGGTTTGTCGCGAGAGGCTTTGGGAGAACTCAGCCAAACGGAGCTAATTGATAAAATAGTCCAACTGGAGGAGTACAACTTTCAGCTGAGAA ATCTTCTGCACAAGAAACTAACGGAGCATGATAGAAGTAATGCGGAATATGTAGAATTGTTGGGTAAAGAGACGGCGGCCACCGCTACAGCTCCCAAGGAGACAGCGACACATTCCGGCAAGGTTCAGAAGCAACGTAAGTTTGATTGGAGTAT TGCGCATAAGCGTCATGTTTTGCTGAAACTGACCTACTTTGGATGGGACTACCAGGGTTTCGCCTGCCAGGAGGATTCCAACGATACCATTG AGTCGCATTTCTTTCGCGCCCTGACGCGCACTTGTCTCATCGAATCCCGTGCCACATCCAACTATCATCACTGTGGACGCACGGACAAGGAAGTAAGCGCCTTCTGCCAGGTGATTTCTATAGATTTGCGCAGCAAACATACGCCTGACACTCAGCTGGAGCCTGCTTCCCTGTCATCCGAAATCGACTACTGTGGCATTCTTAACCGGGTGCTGCCCAAGAACATTCAATGTGTGGCGTGGATGCCGCTGCGCAGCCCTGTATACAGTGCTCGCTTTGATTGCACCTCGCGTAGATATCGCTACTACTTCCCCAAGGGTGACCTGGACATTGAAGCTATGCGGGAAGCCTGTAAGCTGCTGGTTGCACATTCTGACTTTAGGAACTTTTGCAAAATGGATGTGCACAATGGAGTCACGAAATTTATAAGGAATCTACAGGCAGCTCGTGTGGATCCCTGCGTGGAAATGTTAAACAATTCAT GCTATGATATGTATTATCTGGAGATCCAAGCAAATGCCTTCCTCTGGCATCAGATAAGATGCATCATGGCCGTGCTGCTGCTCGTGGGACAGCGAAGGGAGCTGCCTCGCATTGTCAGCGACCTTCTCGACGTGGAAACTAATCCGTGCAAACCTCAGTACACACCCGCTCTTGGTTTGCCGTTGAATCTGTTCCATTGTAATTTTCGAGACACGACGACGAGGAAATTGAAGCTTCCAGCTGATGGTGCTGAGGATGACGAGGCCATGGACACTTCCGCAATGGAGGTGGAAAGCTCCGAAAGTCCTGCGGAGGAAAAAGATCTTACAAGCTGGATTTACAACGAAGAGAACTTGGAGAAGCTTATCGAGAACATCCAATGCGAGTGGACGGAGTTCAGTGTGAACAGCACTATGATACGAAATGTTATCCAACAACTGGAGCTCCTCTTGGGAAAAAACTACCACACAAAAGAACGTGTGACAGCGCAGGTCATCCTGTTACAGGACTCTGTCAAACCGCGTCAATATCAGCCTCTCCTAGAGCGAAAACGCTGTG AGAGCCTGGAGAATCGCATAGAGCACTTTGTGAAAAAGCAAAGACTGATAGTCAAGGATGAAAGCTGA